AGTGGTCTTGGCTGCTCTGCTTCGCCTTGCTTGCTTTCTTGCTGCTCTCTTGTCTGGGTGGTCTGCGTTGCCTGCTGCTGGCTCTGTTTTGTTCGGTGGCCTCTGGAGTGCTCTATCATGAGCGATTGGCACGGGAGTATTCCATAGCCGCACATCTTGGGGAGAGAGTGGAAGCACCATTTACCGTGATGGATGAAGTGCGGAGCGGGCGTGAGGGCTGGGAAGTCATGGTGACGCCTACAGTAGGGCCAAGCACGCAGGATAGGCTCTATCTGGATCTTCCCTGGATGGAGGTGAAGCCGCTTGTTGGGGATGTCTTGCTGGTAAAGGGACGGCTGGTAGCTCCCGCCAAGGCGATGAATCCCGCCGCCTGGGATCAGCAGGACTGGTTGGCGAGGCGCGGAGTGCATACAGTTCTGGATGCTTGGGACGCGAAACCTACTGGAGAGGTGGACAAGCGCTTCCTACTACAGCGCTGGGCCTGGTATGCCCGTGGCTGGATAGGGGAAAGAATCACAGCGGGTCTGGAGCCTGGTGGTCAGGATGAAAAGGTGATCCGGGCGATGTTCCTCGGCGAGCGCCCACAGGGAGCCAGAGAGATGGTGGAGGACTTTCGCAAGAGTGGGACGATCCATGTCTTTGCAGTGAGTGGTCTGCACGTCATGATGATTGGTGGTTTTGTGGCCTTCATGCTGCGCCTTCTCGGTGTGCCCCGGAAAGTGTGGGTGCTTGCGGTCATCGCGGTGATGTTCTTTTACGCCATGGTCACAGGTATGCGACCGCCAGCCATGCGCGCCGCGGTGATGGGGAGTCTGGTTATTGGTGCCTGGCTGTTCTCGCGCAAGCCCGTGCTGGGAAATGGCGTGGCCCTGAGTGCGCTGGTGGCTGTGCTTTGGAATGGACACATGATCTTCATGCCGGGTTTCCAGCTGTCCTTTGGGGTGCTGGTGGCCATCGTGCTGACCACCTCCTTGGTGCATCGTTGCTTCCGGTGGATTCACTACATGGATCCCTTTTTGCCGAGGCCCTTGTATTCCCGTTATCAGGAATGCTCACTCTGGACGAGGCGGCAGCTCAGCGGGGGACTCACAGTCGGGGGGAGCGCCTGGTTAGGTTCCGCGCCGCTGATGTTCTGGCATTTTGGGATCGTGACGCCAGCGTCCTTCTTGTTAGGGGTACCTTTGGTGTTCATGGCCTTCTTCATCATGTCGCTGTGCTGTGTGTCTCTCTGTATCGGCAGTCTCTGGCCGCAGGCCTCCCAGCAGTTGAATCGCCTGAATGGCCTGCAGGCGGCTGGAGCACGCGGGATGGCGGCAGCTCTCGCGGATGCCCCCGGTAGCCATTTTCTGCACAAGGAATGGCAGCAGGGCGAGAGGGTGGTGGTCTATGCCATGCCAGAGGGGGGAGCCTGTGCCTATCTG
The sequence above is drawn from the Rubritalea squalenifaciens DSM 18772 genome and encodes:
- a CDS encoding ComEC/Rec2 family competence protein; this translates as MAARSQLPAACLSWTESRLGKWIRRQVMVLPALASVAAVLLVDQWSWLLCFALLAFLLLSCLGGLRCLLLALFCSVASGVLYHERLAREYSIAAHLGERVEAPFTVMDEVRSGREGWEVMVTPTVGPSTQDRLYLDLPWMEVKPLVGDVLLVKGRLVAPAKAMNPAAWDQQDWLARRGVHTVLDAWDAKPTGEVDKRFLLQRWAWYARGWIGERITAGLEPGGQDEKVIRAMFLGERPQGAREMVEDFRKSGTIHVFAVSGLHVMMIGGFVAFMLRLLGVPRKVWVLAVIAVMFFYAMVTGMRPPAMRAAVMGSLVIGAWLFSRKPVLGNGVALSALVAVLWNGHMIFMPGFQLSFGVLVAIVLTTSLVHRCFRWIHYMDPFLPRPLYSRYQECSLWTRRQLSGGLTVGGSAWLGSAPLMFWHFGIVTPASFLLGVPLVFMAFFIMSLCCVSLCIGSLWPQASQQLNRLNGLQAAGARGMAAALADAPGSHFLHKEWQQGERVVVYAMPEGGACAYLGIGGGALLDAGDRDAFYQEVWPSLNRYGAPVDSMIATHADSQHCGGFLPLLERYQIQQALVPDEGQSRGLLRSLLSELDSQGVTTLRAGEGQRLALDADSWIEVLYAPGNVGGLADDRCLVLRLHWRGKTLLFLGDSGFEFEQWAMQGSVDLSADILVLGKHREDLSGSPALLEKISPKLVIASEHAFPEGESRGEAWYASLEQQGIQVHRLDQSGAAILEPASDGIKLRAFRYPK